In one Brevibacillus choshinensis genomic region, the following are encoded:
- a CDS encoding branched-chain amino acid ABC transporter permease, with translation MKQLVGKWGKGLGIYLALMILFPFVMPDEYYRSVGIVIGLHAIVSIGLCLVMGLAGQISLGQASFWGIGAYTSAVLTTKLGLTPLLGLVASAIVPGLFAFILGRAIAGLQGYYLAMATLAFGYIVQIGISEWEPVTGGASGMISIPKIAFFGDSELSMYYLIWGVVTCVLLFSLNLMHSRIGRAFRAIHKSEIAATSMGIDVRKFKLNAFVVSGMFAGVSGGLYAHYMGILDPQPFGMHESIKFLTMVVIGGMTSIWGALIGTLLIGFISEGLVLMSEVVPGLQGDVDTIVFGGILVLIVMFMPEGLVPRIRSMYEKAQAKKAPAPTEQRVERKAAT, from the coding sequence ATGAAGCAGCTGGTTGGTAAGTGGGGGAAAGGCTTAGGCATCTATTTGGCACTTATGATTCTCTTTCCGTTTGTGATGCCGGACGAATACTATCGCTCCGTTGGGATTGTCATCGGCCTCCATGCCATCGTTTCTATCGGTTTGTGCTTGGTCATGGGCCTTGCAGGACAAATCTCGTTAGGACAAGCATCGTTTTGGGGCATCGGCGCCTATACGTCAGCGGTTTTGACCACAAAGCTCGGTTTGACGCCGTTATTAGGTCTTGTTGCTTCCGCGATAGTGCCTGGACTGTTCGCGTTTATCCTGGGGAGAGCCATTGCGGGATTACAGGGCTACTACCTGGCGATGGCAACACTTGCTTTTGGATACATCGTCCAGATTGGAATATCTGAGTGGGAGCCTGTTACAGGTGGTGCCAGCGGTATGATCAGCATTCCGAAGATTGCGTTCTTCGGAGACAGTGAGCTGTCGATGTACTACCTGATTTGGGGAGTCGTCACGTGTGTGCTGCTCTTCTCGCTGAATCTGATGCACTCTCGGATCGGACGCGCCTTCCGAGCGATTCACAAGAGCGAGATTGCCGCGACGTCCATGGGAATTGATGTTCGAAAATTCAAGCTGAATGCTTTTGTTGTCAGCGGGATGTTTGCCGGGGTTTCCGGTGGGTTGTACGCACACTACATGGGCATTCTCGATCCGCAGCCGTTCGGGATGCATGAGTCGATCAAGTTTTTGACGATGGTGGTCATCGGCGGGATGACGAGCATCTGGGGAGCCTTGATTGGGACCTTGCTCATCGGATTCATCAGTGAAGGGCTGGTCCTGATGAGCGAAGTAGTGCCAGGGCTGCAGGGGGATGTAGATACGATCGTATTTGGTGGCATCCTGGTTCTGATCGTGATGTTCATGCCGGAGGGGCTGGTACCGCGGATCCGTTCCATGTATGAAAAAGCGCAAGCGAAAAAAGCACCGGCACCAACAGAGCAACGGGTGGAAAGGAAGGCGGCGACATGA
- a CDS encoding branched-chain amino acid ABC transporter permease, translating to MTELLQYVANGLVSGGIYAIVAVGFITIYNVSKVINLAQGEFLMLGGMVTVAMIGMNVPYALAALLAILIVTLVGVLMQKYVIAYVKKASPISLIILTIGISTLIRGLASLIWGKDAYALDPITSNQPISLGGVNIAQQSVWILVAVLIILFLLWYLMDKTMLGKKINACSINPMAARLMGISPAKMSMLAFGISGATGAIAGIVIAPLSVTSYDIGVLLGIKGFSAAILGGLGNPLGAAVAAFFLGIVESLGAGYISSGMKDAIAFLVLIAMLLIKPSGIFGERSVGKGGL from the coding sequence ATGACAGAATTGCTGCAATACGTTGCAAACGGCTTGGTTAGTGGCGGCATTTATGCCATCGTCGCAGTTGGATTCATCACGATCTACAACGTCAGCAAAGTGATCAACCTGGCACAAGGCGAGTTTTTGATGCTGGGCGGGATGGTCACCGTTGCGATGATAGGCATGAATGTCCCGTACGCCTTGGCCGCTTTATTGGCGATCCTGATCGTCACACTGGTAGGAGTACTGATGCAGAAGTATGTAATCGCTTATGTTAAAAAGGCGAGCCCGATCAGCCTGATTATTTTGACCATCGGGATATCCACTTTGATACGCGGTCTGGCGAGCTTGATCTGGGGTAAGGACGCTTACGCACTCGACCCGATTACGAGTAATCAGCCGATATCGCTGGGAGGCGTAAATATCGCCCAGCAAAGCGTATGGATTTTAGTCGCCGTCCTCATCATTCTGTTCCTTCTTTGGTACTTGATGGACAAGACCATGCTCGGCAAAAAGATCAATGCCTGTTCGATCAATCCGATGGCTGCTCGACTGATGGGAATTAGCCCGGCAAAAATGAGTATGCTGGCTTTTGGAATCAGCGGTGCGACAGGGGCGATTGCCGGCATAGTGATAGCCCCTTTGAGCGTGACCTCCTACGACATCGGGGTACTGCTCGGAATCAAAGGTTTTTCGGCAGCCATTCTGGGTGGGCTGGGTAATCCGTTGGGGGCAGCGGTTGCCGCCTTTTTCCTCGGAATTGTTGAGTCACTCGGTGCAGGTTATATCAGTTCAGGAATGAAAGACGCGATTGCCTTTCTGGTGTTGATCGCCATGCTGTTGATCAAGCCATCCGGCATCTTTGGAGAACGCAGCGTAGGGAAAGGAGGTCTATGA